The Peromyscus maniculatus bairdii isolate BWxNUB_F1_BW_parent chromosome 3, HU_Pman_BW_mat_3.1, whole genome shotgun sequence genome segment CGTAGCTCTGGGCATCATGTGTAAGTATTGGCTCCTTGCCAGGCCTTTGATCTGAGGAAAGCAATACCCAGGAGTTCCTGGCATATTATACtaagcttcctaattgtctcatCTGTTTGTCACCTACTCCGATTGTCCTGCATGCAGCTGCGGATATAACCTTAGCAAAGGAAAACTCAGAAAAGGGGAGCTTGCCCCTCTGATTTGAATCACTATTAATTTTTCCCTTAGTCACAATTACTTTCAGAATATACTTCAGGCGTTTAAGATGCTTACTATGGACCTaagctgtctttctttctccccctctgccttgTTTAATCTAAGGCCCAGGCAAGCCAGAACTTGGCTAGTTTCATCAATAAAGCCTTTGCCTTCCTTCGTGGAATCTTGTTTGTTCTAATCTCTATACTTAAAATATCTTCCATCCCATTTTATTTACAGACACATTGGTTTTCTGGCCATGATGCCATCATTTGTGTTgctaattcatttattttcttgtttttaatatattttagaaacctttattcattatattttattacaaggatataaaagcattttaaacaccatgaaagaaaacatgtattcttttttcatgttttaattaattacttaaacaatttaaaacattttcatgaagAACTTAAAATAAGAAACCTTGCAGCCAAGCTAAGCAGACTGAAAGTCTATGCATTCAGTGAACTTCTTTACAGTTAGGATGGCCATCTGACCATGCATTCTTAGATGGATTAATTTAGTATTATATGTAGAACAGAATACAAATGCAAGGCTTCTCTCATCTCTGTGAAGCCCGCTTAGGAAATATCACAACAGTTGTCTTAGTCACATGTTGTCTCCTCGGGACATTCTCACTGTCAGTCGATTCACACAGCTTTTTATGGAGCCCTCACTTGGTTCATGGTATTTCATTTTTCACTAttcattgatttttgtgcagCCCTCACTTGGttcattatatttcatttttcacttttcattgatttttgtgcagTCCTCACTTGAttcattatatttcatttttcactattcattgatttttgtgtatCTGGTGAACTCTTCAACTACTGGCAGGTTTATTATAGAAATGAAAGTTCACTGAGGAATCATGCCATCATCTTTCTGACTTGAGACCCAGGGCTAATTTATCTCATCTTTACATCTAGCAGTTACACAACAAAAGTACCTACTGGCAGAGAAGGAAAGTCTCTCAGCCACTCTGCAACAATTGGCCAAGAAAGTCTGCCAAGACTTGATTAAACAATCAGAGCTCAAGACGAAGAACACATTCGGTAAGTCTGGTTTGGACACTTTGTCTCTCCAAGCTCCATGTGTCTGTCATGGTAACAGGAGGGAGGCCCACCAGAGCAGGAACGCTGCATCTAGGGGAAGCTTTGGCTGTATTTTCACACTCCCAAACTCGGTCTCCCCTTCAGAGCACAAGTGCAGCCCCTGTGCCACAAACTGGAGATACCATGGAGACAGTTGCTATGGGTTCTTCAGACATAACCTAACATGGGAAGAGAGCAAGCAGTTTTGTGCTGAGCAGAATGCAACGCTTGTGAAGGCTGCCAGCCAGAGGACTGTGGTAAGGAGGGTTTACGTCAAGCATTTGTGAACTTTTCAAGAGAAAGCTCTCAAAGGAAGCATTGAATCTacttttcttgtgtgttttttaaTGGCTTGCACTAGTTGCTCCTCTGAGAAATTTAGGAAGCTTGGTAAATATAGGGCTTTAATATTCAATCCAGTCACCTTCCAAAGTATCACTAGAGTGTTTCAGTAAGATTGGATTGTGTATGTGCC includes the following:
- the Clec1b gene encoding C-type lectin domain family 1 member B isoform X5 yields the protein MQDEDGYITLNIKPRKPTLSSAVTQQKYLLAEKESLSATLQQLAKKVCQDLIKQSELKTKNTFGIHQKQDHFGPLAWIITPEL